The genomic interval GAGATAGAGGGTCTCATCTTAAAGGCATAAGAGCTGCTTGTTCACGCACTAGCCCTTAATGAGCATTAtcatgctaatgtgaaacaggtAAACGTCGATTCTTGGGGAAGGCTGCAATGCAACTCTTACGCACAAGCATAGTCTGTAATGTGTCACTGCATCGTGAGTTTGTGTGAGGTTACGGTACTGCTGCACACTCGTGATACCTACGTGGGGGTTTTCCCAAACCATGGGGTTCCGGTGAAGGCCGAAAAAGCTGGTTCCGACGAGGAAACCTGCCAGTGCATGCGAGAGGGTTGGGTGTCAAAAACAGGCACAGATATGTGTCTGGTTATTTTCGGTGCTGATCCAGTGAGTGCCATGACTTCTGCCCTATTTTCCAAGCTGGACTATGATGCCATTCATAGAATACTTTATCCCTCCTAGGATAGCAACTGCTTGAATGATTCACTCCCCTTACATTTCTCTTTTCTGCGCAGATGACATGAGttccctttttaaaaaaaaaaaaaaaatatatatatatatatatatatatataaaaattcatTCTGTGGTGCGATACTAAAAGAAGTTAATATATAACTTGCTGCCTCTGACAGAGGTCAGGGATTGTCTGTGACAGTGGTCCACTGAACTTCTGTTTTCTCTGGTGTGAATTATCCATGATTTGTTTTCATCTAAATGCATACAAGTATGAACTGAAATGTAACAATGAAATAGCTAAGTTTAGCTATGACCATGCCTTCTGGTAACGTCCGCCCATCGAAGAAAGTCATGGGCTTCGTCAGCTTCCGCGATGTCCCAGGGACCGGCGGATAGAGCCGGAGACACTCCTTTATACACATGGTGGTGTATGGGATTTTGCTCAGATCTtccctaatttaaaaaacacagtCAATGTTTGCATCTTTTGAAAAATGATcagaaaaaacatgcaaatcCCTTGATACATGAAAGGGCTGCAAGACACTTGCATTTTACTCCAGTTTTTAGCCAAACAAACTCAGGAAATTTTTATAGAAAAAATACTGATACAAATGAGTTTATTGTATTCCTACACTGAAATAAAACGAGAATGAAAGGATATCAGTGAAATATTTTGGGTTCAGGGTCGCCTACCCCCGTTCTACGGTATTAAAAGCTGAAGAATATTATGGATGCGATTTTGGTCATCAGGAAATCCTACCATTCCATGGTGTCCTTCTCTTTAAAGATGTCCATGACCTCAGCCCGACACTTTTCCTGGTGCTCGGGGTGGCCGGCCAGGGCATAGAATATCCAGGAGATCCCGCTGGCTGTCGTGTCGTGTCCCTCGAACATGAACGTGTCCACCTCGGCGCGGATGTCTTCGTCTGACAGCCCCTGCTGGTCCTCGTCCTGCAAGAGATGGCTATGCTGTAGAAGCAGTACTGTCATCTTAACAATTTTACATTTCCCATCTACAACAGCCAGGCTGTTTTTCCCCCACATATTAAATACCAGTTGTTTATGATTAATTCTTTAATTTGTTACATAGGGAAAAAATGGTCAGTGAACTGGTTGGTAAACTGGTACTTGTGGTCATCATAAAAAAAGAATTCCTGACATCTTGCTGTGTATGTTTTTGTAGTTTCTCTCCAAAATAAACAGTAACATCATTGTTTATATAACCTACAGTAAATCTACAGCTGGAATCAGGCGACATTGGAAACGTACTGTTGCACACAGCAAGATATCAAGAAAGTCCAGGTTTCTCTTCTTCTGTTCTGCTCCAAGTTCCCTTTCATTCTTCAGAGCCTCCTTCCTTTGTTTAATGACCTCCTCTGAAGTGAAAACAACAAGGAAACCACTCACATGTCACGTGTTTATCTTTAAAACCCAGGGCACCTTACCCTTGACTTGTAATTGACAGTCTACAACATCACCCGTTAGTAGGCTTACAGTTTTATGGAGCATTTACCTGCTACTGACCTGTGTGCTCATGTGCTATCTTGCAGGCCTTCCGGAATCTGTAACCATGTGGGCTGAGGTAGAAGATTATGTCACTGTGGTAAGGAAAGGTGCGGGACCGAAGGTTTATAAGGTAACTCAGCTCGTAGACGGCCTGAATGTAGGAGTTGATGCCACTAGAGGGGAAGGAAAAGGGAAAAAGTGCCATAAAACAGTAAATCAAGCTAGAGATCCAGTTGGCATTCCGATGGTTCTATCCATCTATGAAGGCACACATCAGCTGAGGCATCATAATGAGTTGCCACTAAACCTTCTAGGCTGTATATTTTACAACATCAGACTTGAGTGTGATctggtttccatggaaaccacCTTTGGTTTCCTGATGTTGACCTCTTTGTTGACATGGTGCACTGCACTGGCAGGTGGTGTTATAAAGAGGGATTGAACTTTGGAAGCAAACAAAGAAAATGAACTTGTGCCGACTTACCTTTCGGTCTGACAATTGCTTCTGCAGCTGAACGCGCACTGCATTATGCTGTCCAGTGTCATCAAGCTCACGTGATTGAAAAGCTCGAATGGCTCATCCTGGTCGGCGTAAACCTCCCATTTGTCCTGAAGAAGAAAGTGACCCAGCTCAACTCTAACACCCGTGAGATGGGATGTGAATTGTACGGCTCTTGCAGAAAAAGATTCAAAAGGAAAAGGGAAAATTCAACTCTATAGCCCTAGATATGCTTTTAGTGATCTGAAGCTTTGTTTTAATTCCAGATGCTCTTGTTTCTTTGATCAGTGAGTATAACAGTTCAGGGCAATACATGAGCATTTATAAATGCTGAGGACTGCAGACTTATTTTGTGGTTATACATGACATACCCATAAGTACTAGAAAGTATAAATATAGTTATGTAAATATTGTATGcaaaataatcattaatatGGCTTGTTATAAAGTCCTTATGTCAgggtcaggggtggccaatcttatccgcaaagggccggtgtgtatgcaggtttttgggataacctgtaggtcaacccaggtgtgaggactcttcagccaatcagtcctgtaattagtgacctaattagttgcagcgaaaacccgcatacacaatggccctttgcagataagattagCTACCCCTGCCTCATGTGGCACCCACTTTACAAAATTACTACAGTACAATAAAAATGGCCGACATTTTACAAGCCTTTCAGAATCTGAGGAAATGGGACGCAATTTCTGGCGCATGGACACACCAGCATGGCTCTTGCAGATTCAGCCATGAGTGTAACATAATGCTTCAGGATGTCATAATGGAAGCCAGGGGTGAGCAGTCTTCTGTGGAGGAACCATTTCTGACCTTGTGACACAAGCAGACCATTCCCTGCAAAGCAGATGGAGGACGGGTGAGTCGGTGTCATGTCCGATTTAAGCATGGTACCCTGTACTACTGCCCTGAGCAGTTATTACCTGCCTGAGATCAAGCACTATGCAGCCATGAATGCATGCATGATGAATTCGTTTTAAATCTTCCGAAGTTCTCCTACACCTCACTATTGTTACGGTCCCCttgcactggcttcctgtagctgcccgcatcagattgAGAACACTGATGCTCGCCTACAAAGCCAAAAACGGACCAACACCCACCCTACTACCTAAAGGAACTTCTCACCCCGCCACTACACTACACTCTCTCCgagacacacactctctctaATTAATATTGCATAATGGAATGCAtaatttgttatatattttgCTACAAGTGAAATTAGCGTATCATACCTATCCATGGAATAAGGAAGTTGTATGCAAAGTCGTCTTTCGGCTCTGAAAGCAGAATAAAAAGGAACACATTAATAAATGTCGTCCTGTCGAAATGGAAGCGTGGTAGCGTAGTTTATATGAATAGAAGCCACACCTGTGGATGCCAAAATAGTCTTCATGTATTCCGGGTGGTGGACATGCAGAACGGCTACGGATGGCCCGAACCACAAGGGAAAAGCCAGAGGATACGTCTCCACCCATTTTACGACCTTGTATAAATCTGTACCGTCCTGGGGAAACTGCCCGATGAGATAAAACATCATAATAATTCCGATTATTTTAGTTTACTTTGCATTATAATTTACAATTGAAAATCAATACACGGTACACATCGGCCAACAATAAAGGCTATACAGGGCCTACAAAAACAGCATTACAATTAAAGTGATCTGTATCAAAGATGCACCAACTCGTCACACAGAATATAAGTATATAAACATTTTCATCGGAGTTACATAACACGAATGATTTATAGTGAGTCCAACTGCGATCACATTGCCTATGGATGCATCATTTATGGTTGACAATCATGCAACACGACAACAAACCCATTAACTCTGTCGCATCAGGTACGGATGATGTTTTTGAGATCACCTTTCCTCTGCCAAAATACACTTAATATGGTTTGATGAACCATGAGAATGTAATCTGATATATAATCTCCTCTCCTATGCGTGGCGCAGACTGAGTATGCAACGGGTTACCGGAGCGTAATATGATATATGTACCTCATGGACGTGGCCGTAAAGCCAGTGTTTAGGTGGTCCCGGGAAAGGCTGAAGCACCCGCACGAATTCTCTCCTCTTCATTAGCAGCTTTGCCAGCTTGAACGCGATGGCAACTAAGCAAAAGACGCACGCCAGGTGCCAGACGCGCCTTGGCCAGAAGGGTAGCACGGCCGTGTCAAGCATCTCCATGGTCTGTGGAAATCActgaaaacaagaaaaacctGCTAATCTGTGTATGTACGGCAACGCAGCA from Paramormyrops kingsleyae isolate MSU_618 chromosome 9, PKINGS_0.4, whole genome shotgun sequence carries:
- the LOC111848898 gene encoding cytochrome P450 4A25-like, yielding MEMLDTAVLPFWPRRVWHLACVFCLVAIAFKLAKLLMKRREFVRVLQPFPGPPKHWLYGHVHEFPQDGTDLYKVVKWVETYPLAFPLWFGPSVAVLHVHHPEYMKTILASTEPKDDFAYNFLIPWIGNGLLVSQGQKWFLHRRLLTPGFHYDILKHYVTLMAESARAMLDKWEVYADQDEPFELFNHVSLMTLDSIMQCAFSCRSNCQTESGINSYIQAVYELSYLINLRSRTFPYHSDIIFYLSPHGYRFRKACKIAHEHTEEVIKQRKEALKNERELGAEQKKRNLDFLDILLCATDEDQQGLSDEDIRAEVDTFMFEGHDTTASGISWIFYALAGHPEHQEKCRAEVMDIFKEKDTMEWEDLSKIPYTTMCIKECLRLYPPVPGTSRKLTKPMTFFDGRTLPEGFLVGTSFFGLHRNPMVWENPHEFNPLRFLPENCAKRSPHAFVPFSAGPRNCIGQNFAMNEMKVAVALTLKRYRLERDPNFVPKMVPRLVLRSLNGIQLKIKRVTPDP